The bacterium region TCGGCTCTCGCTACCGGAACTCCTCGACCGGCACGTCCGGATCGAGCACGCGCTCGATCTTTCCCGCCACCCGCGCTTGGCGGGAGATCAGCTTCCGCAGCCGGCGGTCGCCGCTTCGGTCTCCCAACAAAAAAGCGCTCTCCAGAATTCCGTCACGCACCACCAGCGCCGAGTACCGCTCCGGCTCGTGGAATTCGTGAATCGTCCGGCCCGGCGTCCGGCGTTCATCCCACGGTCCGATCTTGGTGAACTCGCGGTCGAAGAGCGAATCGAGGTTGTAGAGCACTCCCTCCTCCCACGGCTGATCTTGTCCGCACATGTTGCCCGCCGCCACGCGGGCCTGTGCGGAAGCGACCGTCCAGGTATTACAGGCAATTTCACGGCCCTCCGCCGTGCGAACCACCGCGACGTCGCCCGCGGCATAGACGTTCTCGACGGGCGTTCGCAGGCGATCATCCACGATCAGTTTGCCATTCGTAAGGATTCCCGTTCCCGCAAGGAAGCTGACGGCGGGAACCACTCCGATGCAGACGACGGCCATCTCCGCTTCCAAGCGCCGGCCTTCCGTAGTCCGAACCGCCACAAGACAGTCCGCTTCGCCTTCGAACTCGGCCACCTGATCGCGGTAGATCATGTTCACGCCCGCGCGCTCCAAAGACTTCGTAATGATCGGACTGCCGCTGGGATCCACGGTCGGAGAACCGACGTGTCCGCCGCGAACAAGAATCGTCGTTTCCCATCCGAAACTCACCACCGCGCGGGCGAGTTCAAGGCCGAGGATTCCTCCGCCGACGATCACGATCCGCCGCACCCGCTCGCGGCTCGCACAAATCAGCTCGGCGTCGTCGAGCGTATGATAGGCTACTACGCCCTCAAGGCTATGGCCGGGAACCGCAAGTTTTCGAGGCTCGGCTCCGGTGGCGACGAGCAAACGGTCATACCGAATCGTTCGTTCGTCCGCCAGTCGTACCTCGCGCTGGGGCGGATCTATGGCGAGCGCCCGCTCTTTGACGACGACAATTCCGTTCTCATCCCAATACGTAGGAGGGCGAGGGGTCAAGTCGGCGGCGGTCTTGCCATGAAAAATGCCTTCAAGATCGAGCCGCAGATAGAACTCCCGCCGGTCAGCACTGACCACCGTGATCTCCGCCTCCGGCTGCAAACGCCGGAGGGTCTCTACCGCATTGGCTCCCGCGGCACTGAAACCGAGGACTAAGTATTTCAAATTCCTGAAAGTCTCTTAGTTATCAAAGACAATGCCCATCGGATTACCTATCAGGAACGGCATTTGCACTGGAATGTCCAGAAGCAGAACCATGAGGACAAACCTGTCATGTCAGCCGAATCCCAATGGGTTACATTCAAAGTCGCGGAAGAAACCCTCGGCTTCGAGATTCAGTACGTGAAAGAGATGCTGCGGCTGCCCGAACCGCACGTGGTTCCGCATGCCGCTCCCGACAGTCTGGGAGTGATTCTGCTGAGGTCGGAGGTGATTCCCATCTTCGATCTGCGGCGGAAATTCGGGATGCAGGACCTGTATACTCAGGGCAGCGAGCTTTGTAATCTACTGCGGGCCCGGCAGCGTGACCATGAGGAATGGTTGAATGAGCTGCGACGCTGCGCCCACGAGAAGGAGCCGTTTACCCTGACGACGGATCCACACCAGTGTAAGTTCGGCCAGTGGTATGATACGTTCCAGAGCACACAGTTCGATATCTGCCGCCTGCTGGAGCGATTCGATCAGCCCCATGCGGCGATTCATGCGGTGGGGGCGCAGGTGGTAAAGTTGCAGCAAGAAGAGAATTTCGAAGCCGCCGCGGCCACGTCCGCCAAAACGATTCTCGATCTGATGATCGTTCTGTTCGGCGATCTCATCACGGAGATCGAGGAAAAGGCTCGTCCCAGTCTCATCGTAGTGGGTTCCGCCGCTTGTACGCTGGGCGTGGCGGTGGACGAAATCAGCGCCGTGGTGCGTTGCCGTGATGATGAAATCCAGCCGCCTGACAGTATTCCCGGAGTGGATCAGTTCGGCGGACTGATCGGCCTCCTCCCGCAAAAGGGAACCGATAAGTTCATCATGCTGCTCGATCCGGCCCAACTTTATCCACAACTGATTCTGCGGGCGAAGGAATCACCCGTTGCCGCGTAATTCGGAAGAGATCCGACTGCCTTCGTGACGTTCCGGCGGGCTTGGCCCGCCGGTTTCGTTTTCTTGGCTACGTAAGTTCCTCCCAGAGCCGCCGGTAGGAACGAAAGCGGCCGGCCGCGATGTCTCCCCGCTGTGCCGCCGCTTGCACGGCACAATCCGGCTCGGCCAGATGACGGCAATTGCGGAACCGGCAATCGGCGGCGAACTCGGCGATTTCGGGAAAGAGGTCGGCAAGGCTCTCGCGCGTGATACCGTAGGGAACGAAGCTCTTCATTCCCGGAGTATCCACCAGCGCGGCACGTTCACCGTAGGGAATCAGAAGTGCGGCAGTGGTGGCGTGCGTGCCTTTTCCCGACCACGTGCTGACCTCGCGCACGCGCAAGTCCAATCCCGGAATCAGGCGATTCAGAAGCGAGCTCTTGCCCACGCCCGAATTGCCCACGCAGGCGCTGATGCCGTGGGTAAGATCCGCCGCCAGCCGCTCCACGCCCTCGCCGGTAGCGTTGCTGAGCGGATAGACGGACAGATCGAAGGCCTCGTATTGCTCGCGAACCGTGTCGGCTCGTTCGCTTTGAGGATCCAAGTCGGTTTTAGTGAGAACCAGAACCGGCGGCACGCCCCCTTGTAACGCAGCCACCAGAAAGCGGTCAATGGAAGCGGTCTTGGTCTCGGGCTCGACCAGCGACGCCAAGATCATAACGCGGTCGGCGTTGGCAAAAAGCACCTGCCGTTCCTTGCGGAGTCCCTCGCGGACGAACTCGCTTGTGCGGGGCAGAACCTTCTCCACCATCCATTGCGCATCATGTTTCTCGCAGATGACGTGATCCCCCACGACGAGATGCTCTTCCTTCTCGCGGAACAGCCGCCCCCGCGCAATCGCCTCCATCGTCGTTCCATCCGCAAGAGCAAGACGGCATCGTTTTCCGGCGACGGTGATGACGCGAGCGTTGGCTTGGGGAGGGAGAGCGACCGGCATGACTCAGAACTTGCCGAATTTGAAGAGGATTCCGCCGGTCGGTCCACCGATGTCGTTGTTGTCGAGGTGATACATTTGCACGCCGCTGACCATGCGATAGCCGGCCGACAGTTCGGTGCGCATGAACGTCGTGATATTCATCTCGATCCCCAAGCTCGGTTCCAGAACGAAAAACTCATCGGAGATGACACTCTCATGATAATGATAATTCGGGTGGTCGGCATAGAAATAGTTCACGCTGCCGCCGCCGATGAGAAGCGTGAAGGTGGGATGAACCAGCCGATTCCATCCGCCGGTTATGCCGATTGTAAAGCCACCGTAGCCCATCGAGTATTTCAGAGGTACACCCCGATAGTGCCAGAAGACCTCGTCGGTTTCCCGCGAGCGCGCGAGTCCCTAGACACCTACTCCGAAAATGATCATATGGTTGATGATCCATCCGCCCTGCCCGCCGACCAGCACGTCGAACTCGTCGTTAATGCCGGTGAACTTCACCGAAAGCCCGCCGTAGCCGCCGTGCCGAATTTCGTGCGAGCCGAGCAGGGTTTCGTGTTCAACGGGCTTCCGCTCCGCCAACAGAGGAGAAGTCAGGATCAGGATGAGTGTGCAAAGTGTAACAAGCGTGCGCATTGGTTCCCTCCATAAACGCGGAACAGTGCTTTGAGGTGTGCGATTCTCTGGTTGCCCGGCCGGGCAAAATCTATCGAAATAATATAGCTTCCTCCTTCTACAAAATCAAGTTGTTACGGCAGCCAGTTGCCGATCTTGTGTCCGTGTGCTATATTACAACTATAGAAGTCTCATTAGAAAAGGAGTGACCAGACCGAGTGATTGAATCCCCTTCACCTTTTGCGAAGCCCTCGGAAGGACTGCGGATCAAGGACCATCAGACCATTATTCCCCGGCCTTCCACCGACGAAATCGCCAAGTTCCCCGAACAGTCGCGCGCGCTATTGGAGAAGATCGCAGCGCAACAGGAAGTCTTCCTCGACCGGGGAGAATACAAGATAGACACTCTGAAAGGCCGCCATTTCCTACTGGCCGGAGCCACCGGTCCGGGACTGGGCGGAGCCATCGAGACCGCCGCCCGTGCGCTCGCCGAAAAAGAGGGCAGCGTGACCGTTCTCGCCCGCGATTTGACCAGGTCCCTCGGCTATGAAATGGGCCGTCAGATGATCTCGCGGGCCGAACAGGCGGGAATGGGCAACCGGTTTCACTTGATTAACGACGGCATCGCCGCCGAAGGGCCGAACTTCGAGCGCATCGTCACCGCGCTTATCGAGGCGGGAGCCGACGAGATCATTTATATCAACACCATCGCCGCCGCCCACAGTGGTCTTCTGCCCGGCTATCCTCCTGTCTATGTGAAAGATGTGG contains the following coding sequences:
- the rsgA gene encoding ribosome small subunit-dependent GTPase A, whose amino-acid sequence is MPVALPPQANARVITVAGKRCRLALADGTTMEAIARGRLFREKEEHLVVGDHVICEKHDAQWMVEKVLPRTSEFVREGLRKERQVLFANADRVMILASLVEPETKTASIDRFLVAALQGGVPPVLVLTKTDLDPQSERADTVREQYEAFDLSVYPLSNATGEGVERLAADLTHGISACVGNSGVGKSSLLNRLIPGLDLRVREVSTWSGKGTHATTAALLIPYGERAALVDTPGMKSFVPYGITRESLADLFPEIAEFAADCRFRNCRHLAEPDCAVQAAAQRGDIAAGRFRSYRRLWEELT
- a CDS encoding FAD-dependent oxidoreductase, encoding MKYLVLGFSAAGANAVETLRRLQPEAEITVVSADRREFYLRLDLEGIFHGKTAADLTPRPPTYWDENGIVVVKERALAIDPPQREVRLADERTIRYDRLLVATGAEPRKLAVPGHSLEGVVAYHTLDDAELICASRERVRRIVIVGGGILGLELARAVVSFGWETTILVRGGHVGSPTVDPSGSPIITKSLERAGVNMIYRDQVAEFEGEADCLVAVRTTEGRRLEAEMAVVCIGVVPAVSFLAGTGILTNGKLIVDDRLRTPVENVYAAGDVAVVRTAEGREIACNTWTVASAQARVAAGNMCGQDQPWEEGVLYNLDSLFDREFTKIGPWDERRTPGRTIHEFHEPERYSALVVRDGILESAFLLGDRSGDRRLRKLISRQARVAGKIERVLDPDVPVEEFR
- a CDS encoding chemotaxis protein CheW, which codes for MSAESQWVTFKVAEETLGFEIQYVKEMLRLPEPHVVPHAAPDSLGVILLRSEVIPIFDLRRKFGMQDLYTQGSELCNLLRARQRDHEEWLNELRRCAHEKEPFTLTTDPHQCKFGQWYDTFQSTQFDICRLLERFDQPHAAIHAVGAQVVKLQQEENFEAAAATSAKTILDLMIVLFGDLITEIEEKARPSLIVVGSAACTLGVAVDEISAVVRCRDDEIQPPDSIPGVDQFGGLIGLLPQKGTDKFIMLLDPAQLYPQLILRAKESPVAA